One window of Sphingobacteriales bacterium genomic DNA carries:
- a CDS encoding DUF4249 family protein → MEKFIFTRTKALLSVLLVVSLFINSCSTDFDVAADWEEITIIYGLLDKGKTNQYIRINKAFLSQNTSALEIAPISDSLYHNPPAEVLLKAYDNQNNLKQTLTLEKVNAADEGLVKDEGLFASNPYFLYKTSAALNATYIYKVEITTADGKIITAQTPVIDNFDAIRPDPNFEVSLLSENYTMRWSPSNNVGIYDMDLIVKYDEQRIDANGSIVTLPKTLKWNVFSNLNRETSIEQGRVTYDLNVEAFFNVLLQNLSNVDSVQRRFFKSFDFYIHAGSNDLKTYNDVTFAQFGVTSSQNILEYSNVEGGLGLFASRYSKFIENVKLTDASIDLLACDPRTTALKFATHPGSITFPNCF, encoded by the coding sequence ATGGAGAAATTTATTTTTACCCGAACCAAAGCCTTATTAAGCGTTCTTTTAGTTGTATCGTTATTCATAAATTCTTGTAGTACTGATTTTGATGTTGCTGCCGATTGGGAAGAGATTACTATTATTTACGGGTTGCTCGACAAGGGAAAAACCAACCAGTATATTCGTATCAACAAAGCGTTTTTAAGCCAAAACACCAGCGCGCTTGAAATAGCGCCCATTTCAGATTCGCTTTATCATAATCCGCCGGCAGAGGTGTTGTTGAAAGCTTATGACAATCAAAATAACCTGAAACAAACCCTAACCCTCGAAAAGGTGAATGCTGCCGATGAAGGGTTGGTAAAAGACGAAGGATTGTTTGCTTCAAATCCTTATTTTTTGTACAAAACTTCAGCAGCCTTAAATGCTACCTATATCTATAAAGTAGAAATTACTACCGCTGATGGTAAAATTATCACCGCCCAAACACCGGTAATTGACAATTTCGATGCCATCCGCCCTGACCCAAACTTCGAAGTCAGTTTGTTGAGTGAAAACTACACAATGCGGTGGTCGCCTTCCAATAATGTGGGGATTTACGATATGGATTTAATCGTCAAATACGACGAACAACGAATAGATGCCAATGGCTCAATTGTTACCCTCCCCAAAACCCTTAAATGGAATGTGTTTTCTAACCTCAACAGAGAAACCTCCATTGAGCAAGGCCGGGTTACTTATGATTTGAATGTAGAAGCATTTTTTAATGTACTATTGCAAAACCTTTCCAATGTCGACTCCGTACAACGTCGCTTCTTTAAATCATTCGATTTCTATATTCACGCAGGAAGCAACGACTTAAAAACCTACAACGATGTAACGTTCGCTCAATTTGGCGTAACCTCCAGTCAAAACATTCTCGAATATTCCAATGTAGAAGGTGGTTTGGGATTGTTTGCCTCCCGCTACAGCAAATTTATCGAAAATGTAAAACTAACCGATGCCTCCATTGACCTGTTGGCCTGCGACCCACGTACAACTGCATTGAAGTTTGCTACGCATCCCGGGAGTATTACTTTTCCTAATTGTTTTTAG
- the panB gene encoding 3-methyl-2-oxobutanoate hydroxymethyltransferase, translated as MSIHKRIDVKRVTTHVLQAMKDQEEKISMLTAYDFSMARIVDDAGIDIILVGDSASNVMAGHETTLPITLDQMIYHASSVVKAVKRALVVVDLPFGSYQGNSKKALASTIRIMKESGAHAIKLEGGREVKNSISRILSAGVPVMGHLGLTPQSIYKFGTYTVRAKEEEEAERLIEDAILLEKIGCFSIVVEKIPAILGQRVAQAVSIPIIGIGAGHFVDGQVLVLHDMLGITQDFNPRFLRRYLNLFSDIKSAVQNYVEDVKTGDFPNDKEQY; from the coding sequence ATGTCCATCCATAAACGAATAGATGTAAAAAGGGTAACCACCCATGTCTTGCAAGCCATGAAAGATCAGGAAGAAAAAATCTCCATGCTTACGGCTTACGACTTTTCGATGGCTCGAATTGTTGATGATGCTGGTATTGATATTATTCTTGTTGGAGACTCGGCTTCAAATGTAATGGCAGGACACGAAACTACCTTGCCCATCACCCTCGACCAAATGATTTACCATGCCTCCTCTGTGGTAAAAGCCGTCAAACGAGCTTTGGTAGTGGTTGACCTGCCTTTTGGTTCTTATCAGGGAAATTCTAAAAAAGCACTTGCCTCTACCATCCGTATCATGAAAGAATCCGGAGCACATGCTATAAAATTAGAAGGGGGAAGAGAGGTCAAAAATTCAATCAGCCGCATATTGAGCGCAGGTGTTCCTGTCATGGGGCATTTAGGGCTTACCCCACAATCAATTTATAAATTCGGGACTTATACAGTAAGAGCAAAAGAGGAAGAAGAAGCCGAAAGATTGATAGAAGATGCCATTTTATTGGAAAAAATTGGATGTTTTTCCATCGTGGTCGAAAAAATTCCCGCCATATTGGGACAAAGAGTGGCTCAGGCTGTCAGCATCCCCATCATAGGAATTGGCGCAGGTCATTTTGTGGACGGACAGGTTTTAGTACTTCATGATATGCTCGGTATTACACAGGATTTTAACCCCCGATTCCTGAGAAGATACCTCAACCTCTTTTCAGACATAAAAAGTGCTGTTCAAAATTATGTAGAAGATGTTAAAACCGGTGATTTCCCCAACGACAAGGAGCAATATTAA